In the genome of Streptomyces lydicus, the window GCATCGCCCCGCGCCCGCTGCGCGAGCTCTATCTCGCGCCCTTCGAGCACATCGTCGAACACGCCCGCCCCTGGGGCGTCATGACCGCCTATAACCGGGTCAACGGCACGACCATGACCGAACACCGGGCGCTGGTCCAGGACGTGCTGCGCGGCGAATGGGGCTTCGACGGCGTCAATGTCTCCGACTGGACGGCCGCCCGCAACACCGTGCGCGCCCTGCGCGGCGGCCTGGACGTGGCGATGCCCGGGCCCCGTACGGTCTACGGCGCGCCCCTCGCCGAGGTCGTCCGTGCGGGTGAGGTGGCAGAGTCGGAGGTGGACGAAGCGGTGCGCAGGGTGCTGCTGCTCGCCGCCCGCACCGGATGCCTGGACGGGGTGCCGGCCGCGGTCGGCCCGGCCGGTGTCCCGCAGGGCATCGACGGCCGGGCGGTGGCCCGCGAGATCGCCCGGCGGGGGTGTGTCCTGCTGCGCAACGAGCCGGTGGGCGGGGCGCGGCGGGCCCTGCCGCTGGACGCCGCGGCCCTGGGCAGGGTCGCCGTCATCGGGGCGGCCGCGCGCGAGGCCCGGGTTCTCGGCGGCGGCTCCGCGACCGTCTTCCCCGACGCGGTCGTCTCCCCGCTGGAGGGGCTGCGTGCCGCGCTCCCCGACGACGTCGAGGTGACCTTCGCCGTCGGCGCCGATCCGCACACCCGGGTCCCGCACGCCCGCGACGGCTTCACGCTGCGCGCCCGCTACCTGGCCGCCAACGGCCGGGTGCTGGCGGAGACGCCGCAGGCGGACGGCAAGGTGCAGGTGACCGGCCGCCTGCCCGAGGGCGTCACCCGGCAGGACCTGAGCGCCGTCGAGCTGACCGGGAGCTACCTCCCGCGGCTCACCGGCAGCCACTCCCTCGCGGTCTCCGGCACCGGCGAGCTGCGGCTGACCGTCGGCGGTGCGGTCCTCTTCGACGGCCGCCTCGCGTCCGAGGGCAGCGACCCCTTCGAGGCGTACCTGCGCCCCGCCCAGCGGTGCATGACGGCGGAGCTGACGGCGGGCGAGAGCGTCGAGATCTCCCTGCGGTGCGCGGCGGACGGTCCGCAGCCGGACGGCAGCCCGGCCTCGCCGGCCTTCGCCCTCGGCCACCGCGAACCGCAGCCGGACGCCGATGCGGAGATCGCGGAGGCGGTCCGCGCCGCGGCCGGCGCCGATGTCGCGCTCGTGGTCGTCGCCACCACCGAGGAGACCGAGTCCGAGGGCTTCGACCGCACCGATCTGCGGCTGCCCGGCCGTCAGGACGAGCTGGTCACCCGGGTCGCCGCCGCCAACCCGCACACGGTCGTGGTCGTCAACTCCGGTTCCCCGGTGGAGCTTCCGTGGCGCGCCGAGGTCCCCGCCGTGCTGCTGAGCTGGTTCCCCGGCCAGGAGGCCGGCGCGGCGCTGGCCGACGTCCTGCTCGGTGCCCATGAGCCGGGTGGCCGGCTCCCCACCACCTGGCCGGCCCGGCTCGCCGACGCCCCGGTCACCACCGTGACCCCCGACGACGGTCAACTCGTCTACTCCGAAGGGGTGCACATCGGCTACCGCGGTCGGCCGCGCTCCGCACCCGCGCCCGCCTACCCCTTCGGCCACGGACTCGGCTACACCGACTGGGAGTACGAGTCGCTGGACACCACCCCCGACTCGGTGCGGGTGCGGATCCGCAATGCGGGCGACCGGCCCGGCCGCGAGGTCGTCCAGATCTATCTGGCGCCCACTGCGGACGCCGCCCCTGACGCTCCGGAGCGCCCGGCCCGCTGGCTGGCCGGCTTCGCGGTCGTCGAGGCCGGTCCCGGGGAGAGCGCGGAGGCCGAAATCCCGCTGCCGGACCGGGCCTTCGCGGTCTGGGAAGCGGGCGACGGCGGAGAAGCGACGGATGGCGGGGGAGCGACGGGTGGCGGGCAAGCGGCCGACGGCGGCTGGCGCCGGATCAAGGGCGTCTACCGCGTGGAGGCGGCGCACAGCGTGGCGGACCGCAGGCTGACGGCGGAGGTCACCGTCGGCTGACCGGGCCGGGGACGGGGGCGCTCCTGCCCGGGAACGCCCCCGGCGGTTCCCCCTCATGAGGTCACCACGGACACATCACCGCCGCTCGTCCGTGCCGTCACCTTGTGCGGGGAGCCGTCGTCCGCCGGGACGGAGACCTTGCGGGTGCCGCCGCTGGTCGAGGCGTCCACGGCGTAGGAGCCGCCCTTCGGCAGGCGGATGGTGACGCTGCCCCCGCTGGTGCGGCCCGTCACCTCGTCGGGTGCCGTGGACAGCGCGAGGTCCACGTCCCCGCCGCTGGTCTTCGCCTTCGCCGTGCGGGCCGCCGAGTCGGTGACGGTGATATCGCCGCCGCTGGTCTCCGCGGCGATGCCGCCCGAGGCGCCGCGGACGATGATGTCCCCGCCGCTGGTCTGCAGGTCGACCGAGGCGTTGCGCGGCAGCAGAACCCGGTAGTTCACCGCGCACTTGCGCCGCATACCGCATTCCTCGGCCTTGAGCGTCAGCCGGCCGTTCTTGACCCCGTGCTCGGGGGACGGCTTCTGCTCGGTGTACTCGTACTTCTCCGTCACCTTGACCGACCCGCCGGCGTCGATGGGCACCACCTCGATGTCCCCGCCGTGGGTCGTCGCCGAGAGCGCGGTGACCTTGCCCTGCACGGCGTACGTCCGCTCAGCCTCCTTCGTCGGACCGAAACCCGACAGCGAGCAGCCGGTCACCAGCGCGGTTAACGCCGCACAGGACAGTACGAGATGGGGAACGCGAAGGCGGGCCATGGCGAGAGATCTCCCGGGGCAGACGGCGGACGAAGGGACCGGAGCTCCGGTCGCTTCTCATCGTTCCCGCTCCGCCGCCCCACCGCGTCAGCGCACAGGATGACCTTCTCCGGCCCCCGCCCTTAAGGGTTTCCCGCACCCCTGGGGCCCGAGGACAGGCCTGCGGACAGGCCCCAGGACACGCCCGAGAGGCCGTCTGCCCTCAGACCCGAGGCCGCACCGAAAACGCGTAAACGGTCTGCGAGCGGTAGGTCTCGCCGGGCCGCAGCACCGTGCCGGGGAAGTCCGGGCGGTTCGGCGAGTCCGGGAAGTGCTGGGTTTCCAGGGCCAGACCGGCCGCCGGTCCGTAGGGGACGCCCGAGGTGCCGGTCAGGGTGCCGTCGAGGTGATCCGCGGTGTAGAGCTGCAGACCGGGCTCGGTGGTGGCCAGTTCCAGGACGCGGCCCGAGCGCCGGTCGTACAGCTCCGCGACCGTACGCGGCACGGCGCACACACCGCCGTCCAGCACGAAGTTGTGGTCGTAGGAACCCGCCACCACACGCGCCGCCCGGAAGTCGAAGCGGGTGCCGGTGACGTCGGCGGGCGCACCGGGCACCGGTATGCCGGTGCCGTCGACGGGCGTGTACCGGGACGCCGCAAGCCGCAGCTCGTGGCCGGTGGCGCTGCCGCTGCCGTCGCCGCCCAGATTGAGGTAGCTGTGGTTCGTGAGGTTGACGACGGTCGGTGCGTCGGTCGTCGCCTGCGAGACGATGCGCAGCGCGCCGCCCGAGAGGGTGTACGTCACGCGGACGTCCAGGGCGCCGGGGAAGCCTTCCTCACCCGCCGGGCTGACCCGGTGCAACTGCACACCCCCGTCGACCTGACGGGCCTCCCACACCACCCGGGAGAATCCCAACGGCCCGCCGTGCAGGCTGTGCCGCCCGTCGTTCGGCGTCAGCGTGCGGACCTCGCCGTCGAGCGTGAAGGACGCCCCGGCGATCCGGTTGGCGTACCGCCCGACCAGCGCGCCGAAGTACGACCCGCCGTGCGCGGCATACGACGCGAGGCCGGCGAAGCCCAGTGCCAACTGCCCCCGCGCCCCGTCCCGGTCCGGCGCCTCCACCGTCTGGACGATCCCGCCGTAGGTGAGGATGCGGACCCGCAGCCCGCCCGGCCCCGACTCCAGGGTCCAGCGGTCCACGCGGGTGCCGTCGTCCAGCGTGCCGAAGGATTCCCTGCTGACCTGCGTCGTCATACCCGTGAGCCTATGCCCGGCCGCTACGGCTGCGCCCGGGTGATCACCCGGAACGCCAGTGCCGCCAGCTCCTTCTGGCCGCGGGTGCCCGGGTGGAACCAGTCCCAGGTGCTCAACTGGCGCCCGGTGAAACGGTAGTCGAAGACCGACTTGTCGAAGCGGCACAGCGGATCCTTGCCGCACACCCCGGCCAGTGCCGAGTTGTAGGCCATCACCCGTTCCCGCACCGTCGCCCGGCGGTCCTGCCCGGCCTTCGTCAGATCGTCCGGATCGCGCAGCATGGACCCGCAGATGCCCAGCTTCCACACCTGCTTGCCGAGCGGGTTCTTGCGCCCCTCGGACCACAGCCGCAGCAGGTCGGGGACCGCCGCGACATAGACCTGGGTGTGCGGCAGGGCGCGCCGCAGCCGCTTCATGGAGCGCGCGAAGTCGGCGCGGAAGGCGGCCGTCGGGGTCATCGCCCCGACGTCGCGCCGGCAGGCGTCATTGGCGCCGATCAGGACCGTGACCAACTCCGGTTTGCGGTGGACGGCCGCGGTGATCTGGTCCGGCAGATCACTCATCAGCGCACCGGTCCTGGCGAAGTTCCAGCTGTGGGCGGCGGGGTGTTTGACGAGCCGTCGGGCGAGGCTGCCGACCTTGGGGTCGGTGCCGGTGGCCCAGGAGACCCGGGGGCATTCGGAGAGCAGCGTGCAGGCGTCGAAACCGACCGTGATCGAGTCCCCGAGCGCCGCGATCGAGCCGGGGTCGGTGTGCCATACGGGCGTCGGCTTGGGGTGCGGCTTCCCGGGGTGCCCGCCGCCGCTGCAGGCGGTGAGGGCGATCACCAGGGCGGAAGCGGCGGCGACGGTGCGTGAGGAGCGGCCGCCGAAGGAGCTGCGCCGGGGGCGAACAGGTCGATCGTTCTGCTTCATCCCCTGTCCCCTCCGGCGTGCGAGTGATATCTCTTCGGGTACCGACGGTACGTCACTCCCGGGCCGCCACCGCGCGGTAGCTTTGCCCCGTGCCTGGCGGGCGGTGACCCAAGGTGGCTGGTGCAGTCGGCACAGACCAAATTACATCACGTCATTTCCTGTCCCTTTTGCGGCAAATTCCGCCTAATGGTGTTTACTGTAGGTCACCAGCATGCTGGTGCCGAAGTGGTCACTGGGGCAGAATGGCAACTGTCCCGGCCGCAACCGGAACGGGCACGAGGCCGCTGGGGAAGGCGAACCTCGAACCGCACTGGAGGTCCCGGTGACGACACGTGGAGTTCTGTACGTCCACTCCGCTCCGCGCGCGCTGTGCCCGCATGTCGAATGGGCCGTCGCGGGCGTCCTCGGTGTGCGCGTCAATCTCGACTGGATCCGCCAGCCGGCGTCCCCGGGCACCTGGAGAGCCGAGTTCTCGTGGCAGGGCGAGGCCGGCACGGCCTCCAAGCTGGCCTCCGCGCTGCGCGGCTGGCATCTGCTGCGCTTCGAGGTGACCGCGGAGCCCTGCTCCACCGCCGAGGGCGAGCGCTACAGCTCCACCCCCGACCTGGGCATCTTCCATGCCGTCACGGGCATCCACGGCGACATCCTGATCCCCGAGGACCGGCTGCGCGCCGCGGTCGCCCGCTCGGCGCGCGGCGAGACCGAACTCGCCGCCGAGGTCGACAAGCTCCTCGGCAAGCCCTGGGACGACGAACTGGAGCCCTTCCGGTACGCGGGCGAGGGCGCCCCGGTCCGCTGGCTCCACCAGGTCGTCTAGGGCCTGTCCGCAAAGCCCCGCCTGCCTCGTGGCGCTTCCCCCCCCCGGGCCGCAATGGAGCCGTCCCGACACGCGGCAGCAGTTGCCCTGGAGCGCGCTCCACGGCCTAGCGTGCCGTCATGGCCGACAACAACTCTTCCGACGCCCCGTCAGTAGCGGTGCTCGGCACCGGAATCATGGGCGCGGCGATGGCCCGCAACCTCGCCAGGGCCGGTCTGGACGTCCGGGTCTGGAACCGTACGCGCGCCAGGGCCGAACCGCTGGCCTCCGACGGGGCCCGCGTCACCGGCACTCCCGCCGAGGCGGTCGACGGCGCCGATGTGGTCCTCACGATGCTCCTGGACGGGGAGGCCGTCCTGCAGGCGATGCGGCAGGCCGCCGACGCGCTGCCCGCCGGTGCCCTGTGGCTCCAGACGAGCACGGTGGGCACCGAAGCCCACCCGTCGCTCGCCCGCTTCGCCGACCAGCACCGCCTGCGGTTCGTGGACGCCCCCGTACTGGGCACCAAGGCGCCTGCGGAGAAGGGGGAGTTGACGATCCTGGCGGCAGGACCGCAGGACGTCAGGGAGCGCGCCGAGCGTCTTTTCGGCATCGTCGGGAGCCGGACCCTGTGGGTCGGCGAGGACGGGGCGAGCGGGGCGGCGAGTCATCTCAAGCTCGTCGTCAACAACTGGGTGCTGACGGTCATCAACGGTACGGGTGAGTCTCTGGCGCTCGCCAGGGCGCTCGGCGTGGACCCGCGCGACTTCCTCGGCGCGGTCGCCGGCGGCGCGCTCGACATGCCGTATCTGCGGCTGAAATCCGAGCTGATCCTGTCCGGGAACTACCCGCCGAGCTTCACGGTGTCCGCGGCCCGCAAGGATGCCCGGCTGATCCTGGAGGCCGCCGGGGAGGGCGGTGTGCGCATGGATCTGGCCCAGGCCTGTGCCGAACGCTTCCGGAGGGCCGAGGAGCAGGGCCACGGCGGAGAGGACGGCGCGGCCGCCTACTTCGCGAGCTTCGGGAGCTGAGCGGCCCGCGGGAGAAACGCCGGGGGCCCGTCCGGTGAAGTCCTCACCGGACGGGCCCCCGGCAGGTGTGTCAGACCGTCCGGAAGGCCAGGACCACGTTGTGGCCGCCGAAGCCGAACGAGTCGTTCAGGGCCGCGATCCGGCCCTCGGCGGGCAGCTTGCGGGGCTCGCCGCGGACGATGTCCGCGTCGACCTCCGGGTCGAGCTGCTCGATGTTGATCGTCGGCGGGGCGATCCGGTTCTTGAGCGCGAGGACCGTGGCCACCGTCTCGATGCCGCCCGCGCCGCCCAGGAGGTGGCCGGTCATCGACTTCGTGCTGGTGATGGCCATGTGGTCGACGTCGTCGCCGAACGCCTTGCGCAGCGCCCGGAGCTCGCCGACGTCACCGGCGGGCGTCGAGGTCGCGTGCGCGTTGACGTGCGCGATCTCGGCGGGGTCGAGGCCGGTGTTGTCGAGCAGGTTCTGCAGCGCCGCGGCGATGCCGTTGCCGGACGGCTCGGGCTGCGTGATGTGGTGGGCGTCGGCCGAGATGCCCTGGCCGACGGCCTCCGCGTAGACGCGTGCGCCGCGGGCCTTGGCGTGCTCCTCGGACTCCAGGACGATCACGCCCGCGCCCTCGCCGAGCACGAAGCCGTTGCGGTCGACGTCCCAGGGGCGGGAGGCGCCCTGCGGGTCGTCGTTGTTCTTGGACATCGCCATCATGTTGCCGAATGCCACGATCGGCAGCGGGTGGATGGCGGCCTCGGTGCCACCGGCGACGACGACATCGGCGCGGCCCGAGCGGATCATCTCGATCGCGTAGCCGATGGCCTCGGCGCCCGACGCACACGCCGAGACCGGCGTGTGCACACCGGCGCGGGCGTTGAACTCGATGCCGACGTTGGCGGACGGCGAGTTCGGCATCAGCATCGGCACGGTGTGCGGGGAGACGCGGCGTACGCCCTTCTCCTTGAGCACGTCGTACTGGTCGAGCAGGGTCGTCACACCGCCGATGCCGGAGGCGATGACGGCGCCCAGCCGGTCGGGGTTGACCGCCGTGTCCTCGCCGGCCTTGGCGGTGAAGCCCGCGTCCTTCCAGGCCTCCTGGGCCGCGACGAGCGCGAACTGCGCCGAGCGGTCCAGCTTGCGGGCCTGCGGACGGGGAATGATCTCGGACGGCTCGACGGCGATCTGCCCGGCGATACGGACGGGCAGATCGGTGGCCCAGTCCTGTTCGAGGGTGCTGACACCGGAACGTCCGGCGAGCAGGGCCTCCCAGGACGAAGCGCTGTCGCCACCCAGCGGTGTGGTTGCGCCGATACCGGTGACGACCACGGTGCGATTGGTCGCGTTCACGGGAATTCTTACTCCACGGGTAGAGGGGTCTGAATCGACGGCGCCACCGCGGGGTGGCGACATGCGCGGGAGCTGGATCAGCTCTGGTGCTTGAGGATGTACTCGGTCGCGTCGCCGACCGTCTTGAGGTTCTTGACGTCGTCGTCCGGGATCTTCACGTCGAAGCGCTCTTCGGCGGCGACGACGACCTCGACCATGGACAGCGAGTCGACGTCCAGGTCGTCGGTGAAGGACTTGTCCACCTGGACGTCCTCGGTGGGGATCCCGGCGATCTCGTTCACGATCTCGGCGAGACCGGCGACGATCTCTTCCTGAGTGGCGGCCATGATGGCGCTCCTTCGGTCATTTTATGGGGAAACTGCGTTACTTGCGGTGAGGATCCGTGCGACGGCCGACACGTCCGGGGACGTACGGCCCTGCGCAGATCTGCCTAGGGGAGGGTAACGACCGTCGCGGCGTAGACGAGACCCGCCCCGAAGCCGATGACCAGCGCGGTGTCGCCGCTCTTGGCCTGCCCGGTCGCCAACAGCCGCTCCATGGCGAGCGGGATGGAGGCGGCCGAGGTGTTGCCGGTGGTCTCCACATCGCGGGCGACCGTCACGCTCTCCGGCAGCTTCAGAGTCTTCACCATCGAGTCGATGATCCGCATGTTGGCCTGGTGCGGGATGAAGACGTCCAGGTCGTCCGGGCTGACGCCGGCCGCGTCCAGCGCCTGCTGGGCGACCTTCGCCATCTCGAACACCGCCCACCGGAAGACCGACTGGCCCTCTTGTGTGATGGCGGGGTACCGGATCTCCTCCGGAGCCGGGCGGCCCTCGGGGGCGTCCCCTCCGGGGAGAGGGGTGGGGCGGTAGACGTCCCAGCCGAGGGTCTGCTTGATGGTCTCGGACTTGTCGCCCTCCGAGCCCCAGACGGTCGGGCCGATCTCCGGCTCGTTGGCCGGGCCGACGATCACCGCGCCGGCGCCGTCACCGAAGAGGAAGGCCGTCGCGCGGTCCTCCAGGTCGGTGAGGTCGGAAAGCCGCTC includes:
- the fabF gene encoding beta-ketoacyl-ACP synthase II, translating into MNATNRTVVVTGIGATTPLGGDSASSWEALLAGRSGVSTLEQDWATDLPVRIAGQIAVEPSEIIPRPQARKLDRSAQFALVAAQEAWKDAGFTAKAGEDTAVNPDRLGAVIASGIGGVTTLLDQYDVLKEKGVRRVSPHTVPMLMPNSPSANVGIEFNARAGVHTPVSACASGAEAIGYAIEMIRSGRADVVVAGGTEAAIHPLPIVAFGNMMAMSKNNDDPQGASRPWDVDRNGFVLGEGAGVIVLESEEHAKARGARVYAEAVGQGISADAHHITQPEPSGNGIAAALQNLLDNTGLDPAEIAHVNAHATSTPAGDVGELRALRKAFGDDVDHMAITSTKSMTGHLLGGAGGIETVATVLALKNRIAPPTINIEQLDPEVDADIVRGEPRKLPAEGRIAALNDSFGFGGHNVVLAFRTV
- a CDS encoding beta-glucosidase family protein — its product is MTDDTQPHHPTEADHRARGEPHVYGEAHDCGEAHVYGEAHDCGEAQDYTAVVEWALAALDLDTKVRLLSGQDMWTLPAVPAIGLRSLVMSDGPVGVRGREWNAEDPSVTLPSPTALAATWDPALARRAGHLLAQEARRKGVHVLLAPTVNLHRSPLGGRHFECYAEDPLLTGAIGAGYVRGVQEGGVGTTVKHFVGNDAETDRFTVDNRIAPRPLRELYLAPFEHIVEHARPWGVMTAYNRVNGTTMTEHRALVQDVLRGEWGFDGVNVSDWTAARNTVRALRGGLDVAMPGPRTVYGAPLAEVVRAGEVAESEVDEAVRRVLLLAARTGCLDGVPAAVGPAGVPQGIDGRAVAREIARRGCVLLRNEPVGGARRALPLDAAALGRVAVIGAAAREARVLGGGSATVFPDAVVSPLEGLRAALPDDVEVTFAVGADPHTRVPHARDGFTLRARYLAANGRVLAETPQADGKVQVTGRLPEGVTRQDLSAVELTGSYLPRLTGSHSLAVSGTGELRLTVGGAVLFDGRLASEGSDPFEAYLRPAQRCMTAELTAGESVEISLRCAADGPQPDGSPASPAFALGHREPQPDADAEIAEAVRAAAGADVALVVVATTEETESEGFDRTDLRLPGRQDELVTRVAAANPHTVVVVNSGSPVELPWRAEVPAVLLSWFPGQEAGAALADVLLGAHEPGGRLPTTWPARLADAPVTTVTPDDGQLVYSEGVHIGYRGRPRSAPAPAYPFGHGLGYTDWEYESLDTTPDSVRVRIRNAGDRPGREVVQIYLAPTADAAPDAPERPARWLAGFAVVEAGPGESAEAEIPLPDRAFAVWEAGDGGEATDGGGATGGGQAADGGWRRIKGVYRVEAAHSVADRRLTAEVTVG
- a CDS encoding SGNH/GDSL hydrolase family protein codes for the protein MKQNDRPVRPRRSSFGGRSSRTVAAASALVIALTACSGGGHPGKPHPKPTPVWHTDPGSIAALGDSITVGFDACTLLSECPRVSWATGTDPKVGSLARRLVKHPAAHSWNFARTGALMSDLPDQITAAVHRKPELVTVLIGANDACRRDVGAMTPTAAFRADFARSMKRLRRALPHTQVYVAAVPDLLRLWSEGRKNPLGKQVWKLGICGSMLRDPDDLTKAGQDRRATVRERVMAYNSALAGVCGKDPLCRFDKSVFDYRFTGRQLSTWDWFHPGTRGQKELAALAFRVITRAQP
- a CDS encoding DUF3145 domain-containing protein codes for the protein MTTRGVLYVHSAPRALCPHVEWAVAGVLGVRVNLDWIRQPASPGTWRAEFSWQGEAGTASKLASALRGWHLLRFEVTAEPCSTAEGERYSSTPDLGIFHAVTGIHGDILIPEDRLRAAVARSARGETELAAEVDKLLGKPWDDELEPFRYAGEGAPVRWLHQVV
- a CDS encoding acyl carrier protein, whose product is MAATQEEIVAGLAEIVNEIAGIPTEDVQVDKSFTDDLDVDSLSMVEVVVAAEERFDVKIPDDDVKNLKTVGDATEYILKHQS
- a CDS encoding NAD(P)-dependent oxidoreductase, whose product is MADNNSSDAPSVAVLGTGIMGAAMARNLARAGLDVRVWNRTRARAEPLASDGARVTGTPAEAVDGADVVLTMLLDGEAVLQAMRQAADALPAGALWLQTSTVGTEAHPSLARFADQHRLRFVDAPVLGTKAPAEKGELTILAAGPQDVRERAERLFGIVGSRTLWVGEDGASGAASHLKLVVNNWVLTVINGTGESLALARALGVDPRDFLGAVAGGALDMPYLRLKSELILSGNYPPSFTVSAARKDARLILEAAGEGGVRMDLAQACAERFRRAEEQGHGGEDGAAAYFASFGS
- a CDS encoding aldose epimerase family protein; amino-acid sequence: MTTQVSRESFGTLDDGTRVDRWTLESGPGGLRVRILTYGGIVQTVEAPDRDGARGQLALGFAGLASYAAHGGSYFGALVGRYANRIAGASFTLDGEVRTLTPNDGRHSLHGGPLGFSRVVWEARQVDGGVQLHRVSPAGEEGFPGALDVRVTYTLSGGALRIVSQATTDAPTVVNLTNHSYLNLGGDGSGSATGHELRLAASRYTPVDGTGIPVPGAPADVTGTRFDFRAARVVAGSYDHNFVLDGGVCAVPRTVAELYDRRSGRVLELATTEPGLQLYTADHLDGTLTGTSGVPYGPAAGLALETQHFPDSPNRPDFPGTVLRPGETYRSQTVYAFSVRPRV
- a CDS encoding ketoacyl-ACP synthase III, which encodes MTSKIKPSKGAPYARIMGVGGYRPTRVVPNEEILQHIDSSDEWIRSRSGIATRHWAGPDETVATMSVEASGKAIADAGITPGQIGAVIVSTVSHFKQTPAIATEIAHRIGAGKPAAFDISAGCAGFGYGLTLAKGLVTEGSAEYVLVLGVERLSDLTDLEDRATAFLFGDGAGAVIVGPANEPEIGPTVWGSEGDKSETIKQTLGWDVYRPTPLPGGDAPEGRPAPEEIRYPAITQEGQSVFRWAVFEMAKVAQQALDAAGVSPDDLDVFIPHQANMRIIDSMVKTLKLPESVTVARDVETTGNTSAASIPLAMERLLATGQAKSGDTALVIGFGAGLVYAATVVTLP
- a CDS encoding DUF4097 family beta strand repeat-containing protein, with the translated sequence MARLRVPHLVLSCAALTALVTGCSLSGFGPTKEAERTYAVQGKVTALSATTHGGDIEVVPIDAGGSVKVTEKYEYTEQKPSPEHGVKNGRLTLKAEECGMRRKCAVNYRVLLPRNASVDLQTSGGDIIVRGASGGIAAETSGGDITVTDSAARTAKAKTSGGDVDLALSTAPDEVTGRTSGGSVTIRLPKGGSYAVDASTSGGTRKVSVPADDGSPHKVTARTSGGDVSVVTS